The Rhododendron vialii isolate Sample 1 chromosome 3a, ASM3025357v1 nucleotide sequence ACACAGACAAATATCTTAATTTGAGCCATAAGGATGATTCTCATATTTTTCCTGTAAATTCAAAAGGTTACATCAAGTTCCAAACTATTGGGACCCACTTATTGGATGATCAAGTCTTATTAACCGAGAAAAACATCGAATTTAAGGACCTTGTAGCCTCCTTCCTTTTCTTTACCCACATTGTTGGAGCTTAAATTCACAATCTTAATAGTTGCATATCCATTAGCGATTTTGTACTTCCCAGTACCCCCAATAACTGCAACATGAGACTCGTTGTCGTCTCTTCGGTGCACCCCAAACAACCTCAATCCATCTTTATATTCACCATTGACAAAACTAATCGTCATCGCCATCATATGACTACTCCCATCTTCTGAGCTTGCAACATACATCCCTTGTGCTTTCCCCACAAATACTGAACCAAATTCACCTTTAAACAAGTCCTCATCGATAACTGAAATGGTCCCTAACTCCAGTTCTTGAAGTGTAGCCCTAGCCGGAAATGAAATTCCAATTCCTGGAAGATCAAGTGTTTGTGTTGGAATATTTGGATTGGGATATTCGGGTAAGGGAATTCCTCCAGCTGCAGGGAAAAAGCCTAATGGTTTAGGGAAAGGAATCTGATTATTAAATACTTTTGCGGTGAGTGGGCTTGGCGATGAGGGGGAAGGCTGGGCGTGCAAATCCCGCATGTAGAAACTGATCGAACGACGAATGTGGTTATGGGATGGAAAGGGATTGCCGAGGATCCGAGCTGAAAATGATTGGTTGATGATTGtcaagaagagaaggaaaaaccaGGGTATGGATGGAAGGGGAGGGAGATTCACGGGCATctccatggagagagagagagagagaaatttgttgtaccattttgtttcATTAGTGCGTAAGTTGGTTTAAGGAAGTTGCAAAGAGGTTTGGCTGAGTTGGGATGGTTAATATTGGGGTGGGTGGTTTTCGCTTTACAATCATGGAATTGACGAGTGTTTATGAATCATTGTTACCAAAACCATTATTCTTTCGATCTGATTTGCAATGCCTTGTAGTATTTGGATGTTTTTTCCTTCAAGTAGTACTactctttatttattttggaaaagaGCCTTCACGTGGTACTTGAAGTCTCGAACATACATTTTTTAGGTTTATAAAATAGAATTCGAGCTAAATTACTGaatatttttactaatttgtgtTGGTACATGTGCAAGTATTTGAGAACTTCTTCAACtctaagagtttttttttttgtcattgttaATTCAACTTGGAAAGGGAATGAATACTTAAAAGGGAATGAATACTTACAggaagaccgttttgatcataactttctgtgtgctttgaatcgtgatgtaattttggtgtcattggaaagctgacttcaagacctcgaaatcgatatataatttgcatgttttcaatttcggacgaagaagttatgaccatttaaaattatgaccgtttgattttcagttagttagaaggggttgagtgccaaaaaaaaaaattagaggtggcaaagtgcacgcgaggcttagttagaggaggttaactatagtttaccctcAAGATATTCACTCCTAGCCGAAGGCAACTAGGGAAGAATTATACACAATTGTAGTAATACAAATACCAAAGGCAACAAGTTGATCCAGTGGATGAGGCATTCTCTTATTTGACAGATGCCTAGTTTAATCCCTTCTACCGAGCATAtaactttttttgtgtgtgtgaatACAAGTGTTTGGATACAACTTCAGGCACAATAGTTTGATGCAGCAGCTCACACGTGCATCATGTGGAATTCACTTGTTTGCATCGAATGGTTCCAGAAAAATTTACGTATGGATCCATGTCCATGGCACTGCCAGTTTGAACATATAAGCAAAATACAAACTATACTGGGAAGCTTTCTCCATTTCCATTGGTAACCCAATTGAAGCCAATTGAGTTTCATTAATCTAAACAGTTTCTATTGCAGATTTTCCCTTGAGCAATTCATCATTCTCAAACTTCTGTTCATGCTCCAACTGTGTCTCTCTCATTGCAACTTTGTCATCCAACCACGAAGTAACATCTTCAAAAACAACGTCAATGTTTTCTGGTAATTCACCATATGTGAGGGAATGCCACATCCCTGGATACAATTTGAAGCTCTTGTCTTTGCTACAAGCTGATTTGTAGAGCAGATTGCTCACTGATGGATCCGTCACCTTGTCCTCTGCCCCATGGACTATTAGGAATGGCATTGAAACCTAAAACAATGAATGGGTTATAGACTAAGCCAGTCTATTTGGTTGGCTAGAAAAtaagttgaaaatttttgttGTAAGAGTTTTTGAACCTCTTCAAGTCTTTGCTCCAGATCTAAACTGACTTTTAGAAGTTGATTGCCGGTTAGAAGGCGTGGCCTTCCTTTGTAGCAATAAGGGTTTGATCGAATCTGTCATCAAAGGAAAATTTCAAGTTGTATATAATTTCATTACCTCAGATACGTACGTTTGAAAACTAAACACAAACCCCCTAACATCTTGTTTTTGAAGTTGTATAAGTTGCCCAAtaagattggagagaaaatgtCAAGTATTTACCTCTTGTCTAACTTTAGGATCTCTGAAAGCAACATCAATAATATCTGGAGTAGGGATGATTTTCCATGTAGGAATGATACGGCAGAGCTTTGTCAAGAGGTTAACCACGAGTGCCGGTGGCCTAACATCATCTGCTATCTGGCAATGCAATAAAACTCAAGAAAGATATGTTTGAAAATTTCTTGCATATAggatcttattttttgttgtagaAAAGTAAAAACGATAGGAGTAGATGCACACTAAGAAAATtggctctcttttttcttttttttcctatggcgtatcttcttttttttttttttaaatatgaaaTGATATGGATATTGGATAGGACCAAAGTCCCATTGTCCACTTTCGGTGATTGGCGCACCTACGGCATCGGGTGACCTCTCTTCTAGCATTCTGACCGCCACTCATCTCGTCCAGAGAACAACCCACAACCTCCACCGATCAGCCTCTTTGTTGCCTGATCAGCCCCTCTGTGCTGGATATTCACCCGCAAATCGGTCCCTTATTCCCCATTCGCTCGACTCCCTCGACTCTGGTAACCCCTCACTGGTCGAGCATCCGGGATTTTCCTTCCCTATTTACTGTTCACAGCCGATATGCTCCCCCTTTTTCGATTTCCCCCTCCCCGTCCGATCGGCTATCCTTTGTTCCGAACCCCACCCCCCCCTTTCCGTTCTCCATCCCCGTCCGATCGgatctttctttgttcttccctCACCGATCGGTTCCGGTTTCCCCTATTCGTTCTCCCCTTTCCTGTCCAGAACAATCGGCCATCTCAAGATCGGATTGTGTATGCATGTCTGGTGTTTTTTGgggtttgtgttttgttttgttgcaggTTACGGTGGTAGATCAAGTGATTCGCTCGCTGCGGCGGCGCTATTCACCGCTGCAGTTTAGTTTGAGTGTTGGCTGGGGTTGCACTTTACAGGTGGGGTTTGTTGTCGCAGATGGTTTAGCAAGTTCTGGGTTAATTGCTAACTGATACGTGCTGACCGCCGTTAAATAATGGGCGTGATCCGGCCAGCGTTTTGGCTACCTTTGATCAAATACTTCGGCTGAAGTTGTTCAAGGGACTGCTCGATGCGGTGGGATTTACTAGACTcacatttgttttggtttgctcGTTGTTGATGGCTTTCGCTTAGCACGGTTGCGGTGCTCTTGAGATGCATTAGTTTAGTCTTTTGGTGTGTTATAAGTTTTCAACTGTTATTTTCTGTGTGTTGGGTGGGTAGATTAACCATTTACGGTGGAGGTTTCTTTACTTTTAGTAGTTCATGGTTCAATAACCACGGTTATGACGTGGGACTTCATTTTCACTATCGATTATGCGCTGTAGTTGGCTTTTTTGGCTATCTAGTTGCATGGTGTTTATTCTATGCACGCGATCCTCTATACCGAAAAGCGTAAAAAAAAGTCATTAGATTGGCATCGATCGCACTAGGTTGGCATCGgtttcttcaactttttgagttgttgagccataaggccaaaatatattttccacAAAACTACCCTAAGTTAGGGTACTCTAGGGTTTATGCACTTTCATAGAATTTTAAGGTacattttcctattatagaaTTTTAGTGTTGtagacactttcatagaatACCCTAGGATATGCtacgtacaaagaaaacttactccgaaagtaccccgaaaacagcaatcaatggttgagaatcactttgataattgggtcacacacatcaaagtgaatctcaactatTGATAgctgttttcggggtactttcgtggtaaattttttttatccttagcATTTATGTATGTTTGATTACAAAAGGTACATGTCCTTGAGCTCAAAATAtggtgtttaaaaaaaagagctccaaaaatgaaaatacGAGAAATTTTTGCCTAAGTCTCCCTTTCTTCAAATTTACGCAATTGAAACCGTTTAGACCCCGTTCCAGaagtcttcttaaaaaataagcagcttatttcatattttcaaactcaaaaataaagtaaatgaaaaataatttttcaatgttttttttgcatcgtataaaagatctcatcgagatcttccaaacaagatccatattacatatttttagatttcaattagctcataatttttgaacttgaaattgcattcttaaaaaaataaggacttattttcgATTCCGGAACGTTAATCactcatttttcttaatttttatttttcttattcatctacgcaagaaattgaaaaaataaataaaacaaacaataaactcaaaatcaatCAGCAAAGTGAAAATCTGACCCAAGAAAAACCTTTTTTCAAAGACAAAACTATAGGGCTCAGATTCCATCCAGTATGTTAGCAACCAATTTTGTCCAGTTAACGGACATAATGTAGCCAGCCCACCAGCCCCTAAATCAAGGGCTCTCCCCATGCCACCTCATCTCTCTTCAGCCCTTCTTTCTCAACCAGTTTCGTCGTCCATGGTTGCCGATTTCAACCCACGAATGATAACCCCATGCCCACGAAAATCCCACCAAAAACCCGAACACCGTCGTCTCCAAATCCACTCGATCTCATAGTAGAGAAAAATCGAATTGAAGTTGAAGACCGAACCAGTCAAAAAATATCCCTGATCAGAAACGAAGAACACCGAAAATCGCTGCCATTTGATTCTCCGTTAAACATGAAAGAATCAACAGCAGCATCAGGGGACGATGAACAAAGGGCCCGTCAATATCcccaaataagaaaaaacccATTGACATAGCTTTTCAACGCTGCccagtcttttctttttttttaatatcaatCCTTAGGATCTATCACCAAAAATAGAAGTGATTTTAGCAGCAAAGACTAGGTATTCAGATTCTTCTCTAGGTTTTCTTGCTCCTGTTTCTGATTATGAAGAGAGG carries:
- the LOC131318771 gene encoding caffeoylshikimate esterase-like, whose product is MAYEIGGVRYEEEFVLNSRGMKFFTCRWLPANCEPKALIFLCHGYAMESSISMKGTGTRLAKAGYGVYGMDYEGHGKSSGLQGYVPNFDDVVTDCSDHYSRISEKKENMEKLRILMGESMGGAVALLLHRKKPTFWDGAVLVAPMCKIADDVRPPALVVNLLTKLCRIIPTWKIIPTPDIIDVAFRDPKVRQEIRSNPYCYKGRPRLLTGNQLLKVSLDLEQRLEEVSMPFLIVHGAEDKVTDPSVSNLLYKSACSKDKSFKLYPGMWHSLTYGELPENIDVVFEDVTSWLDDKVAMRETQLEHEQKFENDELLKGKSAIETV